Proteins encoded together in one Lachnospiraceae bacterium JLR.KK008 window:
- a CDS encoding PcfB family protein, with amino-acid sequence MLQAAGRQIAKRHRAAQRPHGRQSVKKLMGHGDNVNSIEVESPALFDRMARRFNVDYAFYQTGPDKYLLFFKAGQADAITACFESYSRKLLGKSKSSRIPIREQLKRAADQLAKEKPKTKERAKEVVREER; translated from the coding sequence GTGCTCCAGGCGGCGGGCCGCCAGATTGCCAAACGGCATAGGGCGGCCCAGCGGCCCCACGGCAGGCAGAGTGTAAAAAAGCTCATGGGACACGGGGACAATGTAAACAGTATTGAGGTGGAGTCTCCCGCCCTCTTTGACCGCATGGCCCGCCGTTTCAATGTGGATTATGCGTTTTACCAGACCGGGCCGGACAAATACCTGCTGTTTTTCAAGGCTGGGCAGGCGGACGCCATCACCGCCTGTTTTGAAAGCTATTCCCGGAAACTGCTTGGAAAGTCAAAATCCAGCCGCATCCCCATCCGGGAACAGCTCAAGCGGGCGGCGGATCAGCTCGCCAAAGAAAAGCCCAAAACGAAAGAACGGGCAAAGGAGGTGGTTCGTGAAGAACGATAA
- a CDS encoding antirestriction protein ArdA: protein MPSLFEAYITNLGKYNEGELVGETLKFPTSPQEVQALLKHIGVDGIRYEEFFITSFDGDVLGLYDYLGEYENLDELNHLACLLSELDQDELEKFEAALNIGAHTSSVADIINLAQNLDCFEFYPDIETEEDLGRYWADDLPIPAELKDYFDYGAYGRDISINEGGHFALGGYIVQTSGDFKEYYHDTKDIPAGHKVFSFPQLSIRKQMAAYKEVIDGSSKEGFRRLTEKGREER, encoded by the coding sequence ATGCCGTCCCTGTTTGAAGCCTACATCACCAACCTTGGGAAATACAACGAGGGGGAGCTGGTGGGGGAAACGCTGAAATTTCCCACCAGCCCCCAGGAGGTGCAGGCCCTGTTAAAACATATCGGGGTGGACGGCATACGGTACGAGGAATTTTTCATTACCAGCTTTGACGGCGATGTGCTGGGGCTCTATGACTACCTTGGCGAGTATGAAAATCTGGACGAATTAAACCACCTGGCCTGCCTGCTCTCGGAGCTGGATCAAGACGAGCTGGAAAAATTCGAGGCCGCTCTGAACATCGGCGCCCATACTTCCAGCGTGGCGGACATTATCAACCTGGCGCAAAATCTGGACTGCTTTGAGTTTTACCCGGATATTGAAACGGAGGAGGACTTGGGCCGTTACTGGGCCGATGACTTGCCTATCCCGGCAGAACTGAAAGACTATTTTGACTATGGGGCATACGGGCGGGATATATCCATCAACGAGGGCGGACACTTTGCCCTGGGCGGCTATATCGTCCAGACCAGCGGCGATTTCAAGGAATATTATCACGATACCAAGGACATTCCCGCCGGGCACAAGGTTTTTTCTTTTCCCCAGCTTTCCATCCGGAAGCAGATGGCCGCCTACAAGGAGGTGATTGACGGTTCCTCAAAAGAGGGATTCCGGCGGCTGACTGAAAAGGGCCGGGAGGAACGCTGA
- a CDS encoding YbjQ family protein has protein sequence MEGIMILCCKSCGHYFESSIQGKECDYCCGTTDVLFSDDEVKAIDKYELNKMIDYAREKYKVNNVDFNEELWKSREYKEQVSEQENNKYKKRLHMLTTGYNFERYRIVDYKGVISGQVVLGTGFLSEFSSSLADFFGTEANRFSDKLEKAKDAAKERLIEKSVLSGGNAVIGVDFDYIMFSSNMVGVVANGTSVIIEKI, from the coding sequence TTGGAGGGAATTATGATATTATGCTGCAAATCGTGTGGGCATTATTTTGAATCAAGCATTCAGGGAAAGGAGTGTGATTATTGCTGCGGTACTACAGATGTACTATTTAGCGATGACGAAGTAAAAGCAATTGATAAATATGAATTAAATAAAATGATAGATTATGCACGTGAAAAGTATAAAGTGAACAATGTTGACTTCAATGAGGAATTATGGAAAAGTAGAGAATATAAAGAGCAAGTTTCTGAGCAGGAAAACAATAAATATAAAAAGAGATTACATATGCTTACTACAGGCTATAATTTTGAAAGATATAGAATTGTAGACTATAAAGGAGTAATTAGTGGGCAAGTGGTATTGGGTACTGGTTTTTTGTCAGAGTTTTCTTCTTCTTTAGCGGATTTTTTTGGAACAGAGGCAAATCGCTTTTCTGATAAATTGGAAAAAGCTAAGGACGCTGCGAAAGAACGTTTAATTGAGAAGTCAGTATTATCAGGAGGAAATGCGGTTATTGGAGTAGATTTTGATTATATTATGTTTAGTAGTAATATGGTAGGTGTTGTTGCTAATGGTACATCTGTAATTATTGAAAAAATATAA
- a CDS encoding ParB/RepB/Spo0J family partition protein — MADEKLNTGPGSEKLPEAPEQAATPTPRQEQAAAPQQEQAGLAQPAPGDVVVSFDKINELMGEKRQAARAQVEKEAAGKDGKEEIPAAGSDKPKTPRRGRPPKEEKAGPAGKEETKPRKGRPPKEDKTASGKAKPPKRDKVSRSDGKAPDAPKGAPVREAAVPEPPAPEPAAPPRPIDEGKLVYLKLSDLHAFHTFRDHPFQVKDDEKMAELVGTIKEHGVMTPATVRPEKDGNGYEIVAGHRRHRGSELAGLKDLPCIVRSMTDIEAVREMKNSNKQRGEPLPSEPAKLLDLEMEAIKHQGGRLDGVAEGDIGKRSVEIVGENNGMNYKKVMRYIRLNSLVPELLNKVDEKGLGFMPAVELSYIKPKNQRLVAVSIDGEQSSPSVAQAKRLRELDKEGKLNGDVIDGILSEKKKEDKGVIISTAELEKYFGKEVTPAKMKEQIMGLLDEWKQKQPPQLTKAPKKMEKDK; from the coding sequence ATGGCAGATGAAAAACTGAACACAGGACCCGGCAGTGAAAAACTCCCGGAGGCTCCCGAACAGGCCGCCACACCCACGCCCCGGCAGGAACAGGCCGCCGCACCCCAGCAGGAACAGGCCGGGCTTGCCCAGCCCGCTCCAGGCGATGTGGTGGTATCCTTTGACAAGATCAATGAGCTGATGGGCGAAAAGCGGCAGGCGGCCCGGGCCCAGGTGGAAAAGGAGGCGGCGGGTAAAGACGGAAAGGAGGAAATTCCCGCCGCTGGCAGCGATAAGCCGAAAACGCCCCGGCGTGGCCGTCCGCCCAAAGAAGAAAAAGCGGGGCCCGCTGGCAAGGAGGAAACAAAGCCACGCAAGGGCCGCCCGCCCAAGGAGGATAAAACGGCCTCCGGAAAGGCAAAGCCGCCCAAACGAGACAAAGTGTCCCGAAGTGACGGCAAAGCCCCGGATGCCCCAAAGGGTGCTCCCGTCCGGGAGGCCGCTGTCCCGGAGCCGCCTGCTCCCGAGCCCGCCGCCCCGCCCCGTCCCATTGACGAGGGAAAGCTGGTTTATTTGAAACTTTCCGATCTCCATGCGTTCCATACTTTCCGGGATCACCCGTTCCAGGTAAAGGACGATGAAAAAATGGCCGAGCTGGTGGGGACGATCAAGGAGCATGGTGTTATGACCCCCGCCACCGTCCGCCCGGAAAAGGACGGCAACGGTTATGAGATTGTGGCGGGCCACCGCCGCCACCGTGGAAGTGAGCTGGCCGGGCTAAAGGATCTCCCCTGTATCGTCCGCAGCATGACGGACATCGAGGCTGTCCGGGAAATGAAAAACAGCAACAAACAGCGTGGGGAGCCCCTGCCCAGCGAGCCTGCAAAACTTTTGGATCTGGAAATGGAGGCCATCAAGCACCAGGGAGGCCGTCTGGATGGCGTGGCCGAGGGGGACATCGGAAAACGCTCCGTTGAGATTGTCGGAGAAAACAACGGCATGAACTATAAAAAAGTCATGCGCTATATCCGGCTGAACTCCCTTGTCCCGGAGCTCTTGAACAAGGTGGACGAGAAAGGGCTTGGCTTTATGCCCGCCGTGGAGCTGTCCTACATCAAACCGAAAAATCAAAGGCTTGTTGCCGTTTCCATTGACGGCGAGCAGTCCTCCCCCTCGGTAGCCCAGGCAAAACGGCTCCGGGAGCTGGATAAGGAGGGAAAGCTCAACGGGGATGTGATTGACGGCATCTTATCAGAAAAGAAAAAGGAGGATAAAGGCGTGATTATTTCAACCGCTGAACTGGAAAAGTATTTCGGCAAGGAGGTTACTCCCGCCAAAATGAAGGAGCAGATCATGGGCCTGCTGGACGAGTGGAAACAGAAACAGCCGCCCCAGCTTACGAAAGCTCCGAAAAAGATGGAAAAAGACAAGTAA